The sequence below is a genomic window from Clostridium putrefaciens.
TATAGTTGGAACAAGGAAGGACACTAGGGTCCATTTAAAACTTTGAGTTTCTTTTCTTATAGTAAGACAGGTGGTAGCGCAAGGCCAATGGAATAAAGAAAATAGCATAACACATACTGCGGTTAAAGAGGTCCAACCATTAGAAACAAGAAGAGTTCTTAACTGAACTAGGCTATCGAGTTCCAGCATGCTTCCTGTGCACATATAACTCATAATTATTATAGGGATAACTATTTCATTTGCAGGGAAACCCAAAATGAATGCCATTAATATATATCCATCAAGGCCGATAAGCCTTGCAAAGGGATCAAAAAAGTTGGCACAATGAGTTAGGATACTTAGATTACCAACAGTAATATTAGCCATGACCCATATGATAAGGCCTGCGGGTGCAGCTACTATAATTGCACGACCAAGTACAAATAAGGTTCTATCGAATATAGAGCGCACAATAACTTTTCCTACTTGGGGCTTTCTATAGGGTGGTAGTTCTAAAGTAAAGTTTGATGGGATACCTTTTAATATGGTCTTTGATAAAAGTTTAGATATTAAAAGGGTCATTACTACACCAAGGATAATTACAGCTGTAAGTATTAGGGCAGAGATTATGGACTGAAAGGGACCAAATATAGCTGAGGAAAAGAACATGGTTATAATTGCTATAAGAATAGGAAACCTTCCATTACAAGGTACAAAGTTGTTTGTGATTATGGCAATTAGTCTTTCTCTTGGTGAATCAATTATTCTACATCCTATTATGCCGGCAGCATTGCAACCAAATCCCATACACATTGTTAATGCTTGTTTTCCACAAGCACAGGACTTTTTGAAATAATTGTCAAGGTTAAAAGCAATTCTAGGTAGATACCCTAGATCTTCAAGTAAGGTAAATAGAGGAAAGAATATAGCCATTGGAGGAAGCATAACTGATATTACCCAGGCAAGAGTTCTATATATACCAAGAACTAATACTCCATGGACAAAGGGTGGAGTACCAAGTGAGGTGAAAAACATTGTAAGCTTATCTTCAATCCAAAATAGGCCCTTAGCTATAAGTTGTGATGGAACATTGGCTCCAGTAATGGTAATCCAAAAGACTATAGCTAAAAGGAGAATCATAATTGGAATTCCAAACTTTTTAGAGGTAAGATATTTATCTATTTTTCTATCCTTATTATTGTAATCCTTATTTTTAAAGGAAACTACCTCACTACTTATGTTTTCTGATATAGTTATTAGTTTAGAAACAACTTTATCACGAAAGGTATCGGAATCAATACCCTTTTTATTTAAAAATTCACGGATTTCATCAGCCTTATTTATAATATCCTCTTCTTTAGTTAAGTCAAAGTTAAGATATTTATTAATAGAATCTAATAGAGTCTTATCACCATCTATAAGCTTTAATGCTAACCAGCTAGAATTAAGAGCATTTTGAAATTTAACTTTGATAATATCTTGAATTTCACCTATGGCCTCTTCTATAGGGTCATCATATACAACACTTAATGTGTTAGGGATAATATCCTTAGATGAAACTTCTAAAACAGCATCCATTAGATCATTTAAGCCGTGACCATGTAGGGCGCTTGTTCCAACTACAGGAACTCCAAGTTTTTTTGAAAGCTTATCCATGTTTATTGATATGCCCTTTCTCTTTGCCTCATCCATTAAATTAACGCATACTACAACCTTTGAAGTTATCTCAAGGGTTTGCAAAACAAGATTTAAATTTCTTTCAAGGCAAGTTGCATCAACTACAATTACGGTTGTGTCTGGATTTCCAAAACATATGAAATCTCTAGCAACCTCCTCTTCAATGGAATTTGCCATTAAGGAATATGTGCCTGGAATATCTACTAGGATAAAATTATTATCCTTATAAAGATAATTTCCGTGAGCATTTGTTACAGTCTTACCAGGCCAGTTACCGGTATGTTGATTTAAACCAGTTAAACTATTAAAAACAGTACTCTTACCTACATTAGGATTACCACCTAAGGCTATTATTTTATCATCTAGGTTTGTTTTATTGATTTTTAGCTCCTGTTCAAGCACAGTTGAGTTAGTTGATTTATAAGCTTTGACCATTAATGTTCCTCCCTAATAATATTGAAAACTTATATATTTTAAAATAAGCTTTTATAAATATGAGGTTAGAGTGCTTCTACCAAGATCATAGAAGACATTTCACTTCTAAGAGCAATGACAGTACCTCTAATAAGATAGGCAATAGGGTCTCCAGAAGGACTTTTATGCAGTGGTTTTACTACGGTATCATAGGTTAATCCTAAATCTAACATCCTTCTTCTTATTAGACCTTCAGAAGTAAGATTCCTTACTTTGCAACTCTTACCAAGGGGTAAAGAATTAAGTGGTATATAGCAATTATTCATATAAAAAACCTCCTATATAATTTAAAATATCCTGATTGTTATTTTATTTAAGATTGATAAGTTCATGGATTTAGTGTAGAGAAAGAAACTTTCCCTAAGCTAAGATATGATAAATACTTTCTAAGTGTTACTAGTATATATGAAATATAAGGTAGTAAAAATATAGTAGTTAAACAAACTAACATATTAACTAATTATTTTTAGATAACTAAAGTAATATTACAATATGGAGGTGATTGAGTGAGTGATGAATTTCATACTGTACGTGGATATGAATTGAAAAGAGAGAGTAAAAATATGCTTACCCCTGCATTAGAAGATTATCTTGAAATGATTTATAGAAACTCAATGAATGAGGATTATATTAGAATAAATACACTTGCAAAGCTTTTAAATGTTAAGGATTCTTCGGCTTCAAAGATGGTAAAGAAACTAGGTGAGTTAAATTTTGTAGATTATGAAAAGTATGGGGTTGTAACCTTAACAGATGAGGGAAAAAAGGTAGGAAAGTTCCTACTAAATAGACATAATGTAATAGAAAACTTTTTATCTCTTATAGGATGCAAAGAGGATATTCTCCTCCAGGCAGAATTGATTGAGCATACTATTACACCTGATACAGTAGATAATATAAGGATTTTAAATGACTTTTTTGAGAATGATAAGGATGTATTAGAAAAGTATGCAAATTATAAAAGAGACATTAATGGAAGGTAGTTCAAGGTTAAAAAGGGTGATTTAATTATATTAAATAATATCACCTTTAGTAATATTATTATTTTTATTATTAATGAGTTCGTCGTATAACTCATTAATAATGTTATTGATATCGTCTTCTTTAAGGCCCGTGTAATGAGCATCAATTAAAACCTTCTTAAGCCCAGTGTAGGACTTACTTAAAGTGTTTGTAGTAAAGATTCTAGAAAGTTCTCTTACAGAGGGTAATTTATCTACAGGTAAAAGCATGGCCTTTATTATGTTCTTTTTAACTGAATTAACAATTTGATTCTATAGAAGCAAATCATTTCTAAGGTAAACTGTAAAATATTTTTATTGACAAACTCTTATGTTTAAGATTACATATATATGTACCATTTAGGATAGTACACTACTACACAAATTACATATGAAAGTTGTTGGCTAAATATTACAATTTATAGTAATCTTAGATACTAGCAATTAAATTAGAATTAGTGGTAATGGTAAAAGTAATTATATTAGGAGGTTTAAGATGGAAGTAAAAACTATAGTAAAAATCAAGAATGTTACAAAGAAGATTGGTAAAAAGACAATAATAAAGAATCTTACTTTTGACGTACGTTCCGGTGAAGTATTTGGATTTCTAGGACCAAATGGAGCGGGTAAAACTACTACTATCAAAATGCTTTTAGGGCTGATGTCTATTACTGAAGGTGAAATGTATATTGATGGATTAAATGTTGAAAAAGATTTTGAGGGGGCAATTGCTAAAGTAGGTGGAATTATTGAAAATCCAGATTTATACAAGTACTTAACAGGATATCAAAATCTTGTTCATTTTTGGAGGATGTACCCAGATATAAAGAAGGAACGTATCGATGAAGTTGTAAAAATTATGGGGCTTGAAAACAGAATACATGACAAAATAAAGACATATTCTCTAGGTATGCGCCAAAGGTTAGGGGTTGCACAAGCGCTAATTAACTCTCCAAAACTATTGGTACTAGATGAACCTACTAATGGACTAGATCCAGCTGGTATTCATGAATTGCGTAATCATTTAAGATCACTTGCAAGAGAAGAAAATATTGCAATAATTGTATCAAGTCATTTGCTTTCAGAAATGGAGCTTATGTGTGATAGGGTAGGAATTATACAAAATGGGAAATTGGTTAAGATTCAAGATATGGAGGAAATGCTTGAAAATAAGGGAAATACAGTGATGTCTTTAACTGTAACTCCAATTGAAAAGGCAAAAACTTATTTAAATAGTCTTAGTACTAAATATAAACCTAAAATAAAAGATAAAGAAATTGAAATTATAGAAGATATAGAAAATATTCCCCAATTAGTTGAAAAGCTTGTGGCGCATGAGATTAAAATTTATGATGTTCATAAAGTGCATCAAAGCCTAGAGGAAAAGTTCTTAGAAATGACAGGGGGTAACCAAATTGCATAATATGATTAACTTAATTAGGAATGAAAATATGAAGATTGCCCATAGTATAAGTACGTGGATAATGGTGGGTATAGTAGCTCTTATGATAGTAGCAGTTGGACTTATATCGAGATTTGCAGGTGCTGAGGCACCTAAAAGTGATTGGAAAACAGATATAATAACTGAAAATGAGTCTATTAAGAAAAACATAGAAGATGCTGAAATAAGTGAAAATTCAAAAGCCAATCTTACAAAAGAATTACAAACTAATGAATATCATCTTGAACATAACATAGAACCTATACAAGGTAAATCTTTATGGGGGTTTGTAGAAGGAATAGCAAGGGGAATGATAGGTTTAATCTCACTTTTTGCTATTATAATGGCTGGCGGAATAGTAGCTAATGAGTTTTCTGGAGGAACAATTAAACTATTACTGATTAGACCTTCAAAGCGTTGGAAAATTTTACTTTCTAAATATATTGCGGTTATAGGATATACCATTTTAATGCTTTTAGTACTTTTAGTAGTGTCATCTATTGTCGGAGGAATATTGTTTGGATTTAAAGGAGCGGGTATACCATTCATTGCAAATTCTAATGGCAAAATCACTGAAATTAATATGATAGCGCATATTGTTCAGATTTATGGACTTCAGTGTATAAGCTTAGTTATGATGGTTACTTTAGCCTTTATGATTTCTACAGTTTTCCGTAATAGTGCAATGGCTATAGGAATTGGAGTTTTTCTTTTAACTATAGGAACTACAATAACAATGCTACTGCTTAAATATAATTGGTCAAAATATATTTTATTTGCCAATGTGGATTTGAATCAATATATTGATGGGGAGCCATTAGTTAAAGGAATGACCATGACATTTTCAATCACCTTATTAATAGTTTATTTTGTTATTTTTAATGTTATTTCATATATAGGTTTTACAAAAAGAGATATAGTAGCATAATATTATAAATAAAATATCCACCACCTAGATAAATAAAATTTCAAAAATCTAAACGAGACATATAAAGACAGAGAAAAATATTTATGATATGATTATATAGTTAAAATATTAATAATAAATCCATAAATCTATTAGATTAAATTTATAATGTGATGTATTTTATTATACTATCTAGTAGGACTGGTTCGAGAACTCCCAGTATAAAAAACCAAAGGATTATCATTGCTTAATATAGCTGTGTCTTTGGCGACAGCTATATTATTTTTTTATGAAGAATTCATAATATTTACAATGGATAAACGAGAAGGTTTGGATATTTTGTTCTCTAATATAATACAAAAGGGGAATAGATGGACGTGAAAAGAATTTCTACAATTAAGTTAACTATTGTAGGTGTAAGTATAGCACTAAATATTATAGGAACTTTAATAGCTTTTAGTTTTAAAATACCTATACTTATGGATTCTATAGGAACTATAATGATTTCATGTCTGATTGGTCCTATGTATGGGGTTATAACTGGAATATGTAGTTGTATAATAAGTGGAGTGACTTTCGATATATATTCCTTATACTTTGCACCTGTACAAATTTTTGTAGGGCTTTTATCAGGTATAATGTTTAAGTGGGAATTCATGAAAGGAAAAAAGAGATTGCTTGGAGTACTTTTTATATCTATAGTGTCTTCATTTACAGGGGCTGTAATTTCAGCATTTACATTTAATGGAATTACGTCTTCAAGTTCATCTTATATAGTTATTTTATTATCAAGTTTAGGACTAAATAAGATCTTTAGTGTATTTTTAGTACAAGTATTAATGGATTATATAGATAGACTTTTAGCAGTTTCTTTAGTTATTCCTGTATTAGCAGCACTTCCAGTTACATTAAAACAAAAGTTAGTGAGGAATTAAAAATGGACAGATATAGTTTTATAACAAATAAGAAACCAAGAGAAATAGTTCTTTTAAAAGGATTTCCTTGTATTTGGGGAAAGTGTACTTTTTGCGATTATATATTGGATAATTCTACATCAGAAGAAGAAATCAACGAAGTTAACTTTAAGGTTTTAAAGAATATAACGGGTAAATATAAGGTTTTAGAAGTGATTAATTCAGGTAGTTGTTTTGAACTTCCAATTAAGACCTTGGAGAGAATTAAAGATGTAATAAAAGAAAAAGGTATAGAAACGCTATTTTTAGAAAGTCATTGGTGTTATAAAAATAAGGTGAAAGATATGAGGGAATATTTTGAGATTCCAATAATATTTAAAATTGGAGTTGAATCTTTTGATTATAAGTTTAGAAATGAATTTCTAAACAAAAATGCTAAGTTTAAAACAATAAAGGAATTAAAAGAACATTTTGATTCTCCTTGTATAATGGTAGGTATAAAGGGACAAAGCAAAGATCAAATAGATAATGATATAAATATAGTATTAAATAATTTTAATCATGCTACTATAAATGTATTTGTAGAGAATAGCTCAAATTTGAAAAGAGATGAAGAGCTAATAAATTGGTTTAAAGAAAAGTATGTATTTTTAGATGATGATTCTAGAGTTGAAGTCCTTTATAATAATACAGACTTTGGAGTTGGTGATTAAATTAAATACTTATTTTCATAAGAAGTTTCTGAATAGAAGCTAAACATAATGTACAAATAATAAATAGAGAACTACTTTTTGTAGTTCTTTTTATTTTATTAAGATGAGAATGATAATATTCTAATTAAACCTATTAGATAATAATTTAACATCATAATGATAACTTTTAATTGACTTACAACTAATAAGTTGGTAATATATAAACAAGTTAGATAATAATGATAATCATTATTAAGAAAAGATGAAATAATTGTATAATATTACTGATGTAAACTATTTTTTATGCAAGTGATCGTTAATTTATAAACTAATATGTGGATAAACACTTTCCAAATTTATATTTGATGAATCATAGTTATTAATTTGATTAAAATATAAGATAAGTGTTCAACATTTTAATAGTATTTATAAAAGATAATGTTGATAATGAAATTCACTATTAATACAAAAAGAGAAAGAATTTGGTTAATGAAAAAATATAAAAAGAAAGAGGATTGAATTTAATGTTACAACGTTTTTTTTCGTACTATAAACCTTATAAGAAATTATTTTTATTAGATTTCTCTTGTGCGATTAGTGCCTCGGTACTAGAATTAATGTTTCCATTAGTTGTTAATGAGTTAATAGATAATTTATTACCAAGTGGAAATTGGAGGTTGATTGTATGGGGAGCATTTGGGCTATTTGGGATTTATCTATGTAGCTCTGTTTTAGAGTATGTTGTTACATATTGGGGACATAAGCTAGGGATTAATATTGAAACTGATATGAGAAAGAAATTATTTGATCATGTTCAAAAGTTGTCATTTAGCTTTTTTGACAACAATAAGACAGGGGATTTAGTGTCTAGAATGACAAATGACTTAATGGATTTAGGAGAAATTGCACATCATGGTCCGGAGGACTTATTTATTTCAATTATGACTTTATTAGGTGCATTTTCACTAATGCTTTCTATAAATTGGAGGTTGTCACTGTTAACTTTTATTGTAATTCCACCATTAATTTATCTTTCGGTATACTTTGGTAATAAGATGACAATGGCATTTAACAATATGTTTAAGGATATAGCAGATTTTAATTCTCGGGTTGAAAATAATATTAGTGGAATTAGGGTTGTTCAAGCCTTTTCTAATGAAAAATATGAAAAGCAGCGATTTGCAATAAATAATGAACGGTTTCGAAAAACAAAACTAGATTGCTATAATATTATGGCATGGAATGCATCTTTTAGCTATATTTTGATAAAATTTTCGTCCTTATTTGTATTGGTATGTGGTTCATGGTTTGTTATTCAAAAGGATATGACACCTGGAGAGTTTGTGGCGTTTTTTATGTTATCAAATGTGTTTTTAAAACCTATCCAGCAGATTAATTCTGTAATTGAGACATATCCAAAAGGAATTGCAGGATTTAAAAGATATATTGAACTTTTAGAGACAAAACCTGATATAGAAGATGATAAAGAGGCCATTCATGCTCAGAATGTCAAAGGTGATATTGAGTACAAAAATGTTACCTTTGCTTATGAAAATAATCAAAACATACTTAAAAATATAAATTTAACGGTAGGAAAGGGAGAAACAGTAGCATTTGTTGGACCTTCAGGTGCGGGGAAGACTACTATTTGTAGCTTGCTACCTAGATTTTATGAAATTGAATCAGGAAGTATTACTATAGATGGAATAGATATAAGAAAAATGAAAATGGAATCCTTACGGAGTCATATTGGTATAGTACAGCAGGATGTTTATTTATTCAATGGAACGATAAGAGATAACATTGCTTATGGAAGATTAAATGCTACAGAGGATGAAATTTGGCAAGCTGCAATACGAGCACAGATGGAAGAATTAATAAATTCACAGAAAGAAGGCCTAGACACTATTATTGGAGAACGTGGAGTAAAATTGTCTGGAGGACAGAAACAGAGACTTTCTATTGCTAGAATGTTTCTCAAAAATCCAACCATTCTTATTTTAGATGAGGCAACTTCAGCGCTTGATACAGAGACGGAGGTAGCAATTCAAATGGCTCTTTTGGAGTTGTCTAAAGGTAGGACAACTTTGGTGATTGCACATAGGTTAGCAACCATTAAAAATGCAGATCGTATAATTGTAGTCACACAGGAGGGTATTGTTGAACAAGGAAATCACAATGAACTTATATCAGTGGATGGAGTATACGGTCGTCTTCATAAAGCACAATTTAGCGTATAGACCGAAATATTCTAAGAAAGGTAGTTTAGAATGGCTTTGATAAAAACTAATAGAATAGAAAAAAAAGTAATAAAGAATAACCATCTTTTCAATCCTTTATTTGTCATAATTATCGGGCTTATATCTTTGGTATTAGTCATAGCAGTGTCGATTTCATTGGGAGCTGCTGATGTAAAGGTAATGACTATTTGGAATTCAATATTTAATTTTGATAATGGAATAACTGATCATTTGGTTATTAGGGAAATTAGATTACCTAGAGTATTAGGGGGCGCCATAGTAGGTGCTTGCTTTGCTGTAGCTGGGGCTCTAATGCAAGGAATGACCCGTAATCCACTGGCTGATTCGGGTTTAATGGGACTAAATGCTGGTGCAGGGTTTGTTCTTGCTATTTGTTTTGCTTTTTTTCCAGGAATTCCATATATATATTTAATTCTATATTCTTTTTTGGGTGCGGCCTTTGGCGCTGCTTTTGTATATGGTATAGGCTCATTTTCTAAAAGTGGATTAACCCCACTTAGGTTGGTATTAGCAGGTACTGCTGTAAGTGCTTTGTTAAGTGCCATAAGCCAAGGAATAGCAATTTATTTTAATATCGGACAAAACTTGTTATTTTGGACTGCAGGTGGAGTAGCAGGAACTACATGGTTACAGCTTAAAATAATTATTCCTTGGGTATTCATAGCCCTTGTTGGTGCAATTGCTGTTTCGCCATCAATTACTCTTTTAAGTCTAGGCGATGACGTTTCTAAGGGACTTGGATTAAAGACAAATGTAGTGAAACTTATAACTACAATTATTGTTCTTATGCTTTCAGGCGTAGCGGTATCTGTAGTGGGTTCCGTGGGATTTGTAGGACTGATTATACCACATCTTGCTCGTTATCTTGTAGGTGTTGACTACAGATGGATAATTCCTTGTTCAGCGGTATTTGGAAGTTTGCTAGTGGTACTAGCTGATCTTTGTGGAAGAATAATTAATCCACCTTATGAAACACCTATAGGAGCAATTATTGCTCTCATAGGAGTACCCTTCTTCCTTTATCTAGCACAAAAGGAAAGGAGAGGATTATAAATGGATAGAGATGATATTTTCATAAAAGAGAATAAACGAAAGATAAGGGGAGTTATTCTAATAGCTATACTTTGCCTATTAATATTAATAACTTTTGTCATTAGTATGAATACTGGATACATTAGATTATCACCTAGTGATGTTACAAGAACATTATTTGGTGGAGGGTCTAAAAAAGAGAACTTAATTCTTTTTGATTTTAGACTTCCAAGGATTGTAATTTCTATTATGGTTGGGGCAGGACTTGCTATGTCGGGCTGTATTATGCAGGGTATTTCCCAAAATGCTTTGGCAGATCCAGGGATTTTAGGTATCAATGCTGGGGCTGGTTTAATGGTAGTATTATTTATTTCATTTTTCCCTGTAAGTGGAATAGGCTCTATATTCTTATTACCTGCTTTAGCCTTTATTGGAGCTGGGCTTACAGCTATATTGATTTATATATTAGCTTATAATAAAAATAAAGGATTGTCACCTACGAGATTGATTTTAACAGGGATTGCAGTTCAATCTGGCATAAGCGCTGTAATGATTATACTTACAATACGTCTTAAACCAGAGCAATTTCAATTTGTTTCTATATGGCTTGCTGGAAGTATATGGGGATCAAACTGGAAGTTTGTGCTAGCATTACTACCTTGGCTAGTAGTATTTATTCCTTTTGCTTTTTACAAAGCTAGAATACTCAATGTGTTAAGTATGGGTGATCAAATTGCAATGGGACTTGGAGTTGCTGTTGAAAAGGAAAGAAGGATTCTATTA
It includes:
- a CDS encoding radical SAM protein, yielding MDRYSFITNKKPREIVLLKGFPCIWGKCTFCDYILDNSTSEEEINEVNFKVLKNITGKYKVLEVINSGSCFELPIKTLERIKDVIKEKGIETLFLESHWCYKNKVKDMREYFEIPIIFKIGVESFDYKFRNEFLNKNAKFKTIKELKEHFDSPCIMVGIKGQSKDQIDNDINIVLNNFNHATINVFVENSSNLKRDEELINWFKEKYVFLDDDSRVEVLYNNTDFGVGD
- a CDS encoding metal-dependent transcriptional regulator, with translation MSDEFHTVRGYELKRESKNMLTPALEDYLEMIYRNSMNEDYIRINTLAKLLNVKDSSASKMVKKLGELNFVDYEKYGVVTLTDEGKKVGKFLLNRHNVIENFLSLIGCKEDILLQAELIEHTITPDTVDNIRILNDFFENDKDVLEKYANYKRDINGR
- a CDS encoding FecCD family ABC transporter permease encodes the protein MALIKTNRIEKKVIKNNHLFNPLFVIIIGLISLVLVIAVSISLGAADVKVMTIWNSIFNFDNGITDHLVIREIRLPRVLGGAIVGACFAVAGALMQGMTRNPLADSGLMGLNAGAGFVLAICFAFFPGIPYIYLILYSFLGAAFGAAFVYGIGSFSKSGLTPLRLVLAGTAVSALLSAISQGIAIYFNIGQNLLFWTAGGVAGTTWLQLKIIIPWVFIALVGAIAVSPSITLLSLGDDVSKGLGLKTNVVKLITTIIVLMLSGVAVSVVGSVGFVGLIIPHLARYLVGVDYRWIIPCSAVFGSLLVVLADLCGRIINPPYETPIGAIIALIGVPFFLYLAQKERRGL
- a CDS encoding ABC transporter ATP-binding protein, giving the protein MLQRFFSYYKPYKKLFLLDFSCAISASVLELMFPLVVNELIDNLLPSGNWRLIVWGAFGLFGIYLCSSVLEYVVTYWGHKLGINIETDMRKKLFDHVQKLSFSFFDNNKTGDLVSRMTNDLMDLGEIAHHGPEDLFISIMTLLGAFSLMLSINWRLSLLTFIVIPPLIYLSVYFGNKMTMAFNNMFKDIADFNSRVENNISGIRVVQAFSNEKYEKQRFAINNERFRKTKLDCYNIMAWNASFSYILIKFSSLFVLVCGSWFVIQKDMTPGEFVAFFMLSNVFLKPIQQINSVIETYPKGIAGFKRYIELLETKPDIEDDKEAIHAQNVKGDIEYKNVTFAYENNQNILKNINLTVGKGETVAFVGPSGAGKTTICSLLPRFYEIESGSITIDGIDIRKMKMESLRSHIGIVQQDVYLFNGTIRDNIAYGRLNATEDEIWQAAIRAQMEELINSQKEGLDTIIGERGVKLSGGQKQRLSIARMFLKNPTILILDEATSALDTETEVAIQMALLELSKGRTTLVIAHRLATIKNADRIIVVTQEGIVEQGNHNELISVDGVYGRLHKAQFSV
- a CDS encoding ECF transporter S component; this encodes MDVKRISTIKLTIVGVSIALNIIGTLIAFSFKIPILMDSIGTIMISCLIGPMYGVITGICSCIISGVTFDIYSLYFAPVQIFVGLLSGIMFKWEFMKGKKRLLGVLFISIVSSFTGAVISAFTFNGITSSSSSYIVILLSSLGLNKIFSVFLVQVLMDYIDRLLAVSLVIPVLAALPVTLKQKLVRN
- a CDS encoding ABC transporter ATP-binding protein, with the translated sequence MEVKTIVKIKNVTKKIGKKTIIKNLTFDVRSGEVFGFLGPNGAGKTTTIKMLLGLMSITEGEMYIDGLNVEKDFEGAIAKVGGIIENPDLYKYLTGYQNLVHFWRMYPDIKKERIDEVVKIMGLENRIHDKIKTYSLGMRQRLGVAQALINSPKLLVLDEPTNGLDPAGIHELRNHLRSLAREENIAIIVSSHLLSEMELMCDRVGIIQNGKLVKIQDMEEMLENKGNTVMSLTVTPIEKAKTYLNSLSTKYKPKIKDKEIEIIEDIENIPQLVEKLVAHEIKIYDVHKVHQSLEEKFLEMTGGNQIA
- a CDS encoding FecCD family ABC transporter permease yields the protein MDRDDIFIKENKRKIRGVILIAILCLLILITFVISMNTGYIRLSPSDVTRTLFGGGSKKENLILFDFRLPRIVISIMVGAGLAMSGCIMQGISQNALADPGILGINAGAGLMVVLFISFFPVSGIGSIFLLPALAFIGAGLTAILIYILAYNKNKGLSPTRLILTGIAVQSGISAVMIILTIRLKPEQFQFVSIWLAGSIWGSNWKFVLALLPWLVVFIPFAFYKARILNVLSMGDQIAMGLGVAVEKERRILLASSVALAGPCVAISGGISFVGLIAPHISKRLVGPKHQLLLPVSALTGSLLVILADTLGRFIVQPAEIPTGIVVAIIGAPYFLYLLARTKD
- the feoB gene encoding ferrous iron transport protein B — protein: MVKAYKSTNSTVLEQELKINKTNLDDKIIALGGNPNVGKSTVFNSLTGLNQHTGNWPGKTVTNAHGNYLYKDNNFILVDIPGTYSLMANSIEEEVARDFICFGNPDTTVIVVDATCLERNLNLVLQTLEITSKVVVCVNLMDEAKRKGISINMDKLSKKLGVPVVGTSALHGHGLNDLMDAVLEVSSKDIIPNTLSVVYDDPIEEAIGEIQDIIKVKFQNALNSSWLALKLIDGDKTLLDSINKYLNFDLTKEEDIINKADEIREFLNKKGIDSDTFRDKVVSKLITISENISSEVVSFKNKDYNNKDRKIDKYLTSKKFGIPIMILLLAIVFWITITGANVPSQLIAKGLFWIEDKLTMFFTSLGTPPFVHGVLVLGIYRTLAWVISVMLPPMAIFFPLFTLLEDLGYLPRIAFNLDNYFKKSCACGKQALTMCMGFGCNAAGIIGCRIIDSPRERLIAIITNNFVPCNGRFPILIAIITMFFSSAIFGPFQSIISALILTAVIILGVVMTLLISKLLSKTILKGIPSNFTLELPPYRKPQVGKVIVRSIFDRTLFVLGRAIIVAAPAGLIIWVMANITVGNLSILTHCANFFDPFARLIGLDGYILMAFILGFPANEIVIPIIIMSYMCTGSMLELDSLVQLRTLLVSNGWTSLTAVCVMLFSLFHWPCATTCLTIRKETQSFKWTLVSFLVPTITGIIICFIVANTARLIGLV
- a CDS encoding FeoA family protein, whose amino-acid sequence is MNNCYIPLNSLPLGKSCKVRNLTSEGLIRRRMLDLGLTYDTVVKPLHKSPSGDPIAYLIRGTVIALRSEMSSMILVEAL
- a CDS encoding ABC transporter permease, which encodes MINLIRNENMKIAHSISTWIMVGIVALMIVAVGLISRFAGAEAPKSDWKTDIITENESIKKNIEDAEISENSKANLTKELQTNEYHLEHNIEPIQGKSLWGFVEGIARGMIGLISLFAIIMAGGIVANEFSGGTIKLLLIRPSKRWKILLSKYIAVIGYTILMLLVLLVVSSIVGGILFGFKGAGIPFIANSNGKITEINMIAHIVQIYGLQCISLVMMVTLAFMISTVFRNSAMAIGIGVFLLTIGTTITMLLLKYNWSKYILFANVDLNQYIDGEPLVKGMTMTFSITLLIVYFVIFNVISYIGFTKRDIVA